From a region of the Odoribacter splanchnicus DSM 20712 genome:
- a CDS encoding branched-chain amino acid aminotransferase, with product MKNLDWGKLSFGYSKTDYNVRCYYKDGKWSAPEVSDSEMLNIHMASTCLHYGQEAFEGMKAFRGKDGKIRLFRCEENAKRMLSSAEYVMMQAPSIELFEEAVVKAIELNKEYVPPYESGASLYIRPLLIGVGPQMGVAPAKEYIFVVFVAPVGPYFKAGFKPTKVMLERRYDRAAPNGTGHIKVGGNYAAGMRSGEVAHQKGYSTAIFLDSKEKKYIDECGPANFFGIKNGSYITPFSHTILPSITNASLMVLAEDMGLKVERRLIPVEELETFEEAGACGTAAVISPIGQIDDLENNKSIVFGKPDVPGEWCTKLYNRLRAIQYGDEPDKFGWVKVLNF from the coding sequence ATGAAAAATTTAGATTGGGGTAAATTGTCCTTTGGATATTCCAAGACGGATTACAACGTACGTTGTTATTATAAGGACGGCAAATGGAGTGCTCCTGAAGTCAGCGACTCTGAAATGCTGAATATTCATATGGCTTCTACCTGTTTGCATTACGGACAGGAAGCATTCGAAGGTATGAAAGCCTTCCGGGGTAAAGATGGAAAAATCCGTCTCTTCCGTTGTGAAGAAAATGCAAAACGTATGCTTAGTTCTGCCGAATACGTAATGATGCAGGCTCCTTCGATCGAACTGTTCGAAGAAGCTGTCGTCAAAGCCATCGAGTTGAACAAAGAATACGTTCCGCCTTACGAATCGGGGGCCAGCTTATATATCCGTCCCTTGTTGATCGGTGTCGGACCGCAGATGGGAGTTGCTCCGGCTAAAGAATATATTTTCGTTGTATTTGTAGCTCCTGTAGGACCTTATTTCAAAGCCGGTTTCAAACCGACCAAAGTCATGCTCGAACGCCGTTACGACCGTGCTGCTCCCAATGGCACCGGACACATCAAAGTAGGAGGTAATTACGCTGCAGGAATGAGATCCGGCGAAGTAGCCCATCAGAAAGGCTATTCGACCGCCATCTTCCTCGATTCCAAAGAGAAGAAATACATCGACGAATGTGGCCCGGCCAATTTCTTCGGTATTAAAAACGGTTCATATATCACTCCGTTCTCTCACACCATCCTGCCTTCTATCACCAACGCCAGCCTGATGGTATTGGCCGAAGACATGGGATTGAAAGTAGAACGCCGGCTTATTCCCGTAGAAGAACTCGAGACTTTCGAAGAAGCCGGAGCTTGCGGTACGGCTGCTGTCATCAGTCCTATCGGACAGATCGATGATCTCGAAAACAACAAGAGCATCGTTTTCGGTAAGCCCGATGTTCCTGGTGAATGGTGTACCAAATTGTACAACCGTTTGAGAGCTATTCAATACGGAGACGAACCGGACAAATTCGGTTGGGTAAAAGTATTGAATTTCTAA
- a CDS encoding nucleotidyl transferase AbiEii/AbiGii toxin family protein — protein MCNILPKVKVEVSGRLMSEPVSGIAFDSMIDQVYPKAPFTEQKFMVRAVLPEHTFLEKIFLLHEAFAKSKNLIGVERMSRHMYDIGQMLKTSIAGRAINDAELYRQVVEHRRTFIGLRGFDYDTLYPATLNIIPPASVIEQG, from the coding sequence ATGTGTAATATTCTGCCAAAGGTAAAAGTAGAAGTAAGCGGTAGACTAATGAGTGAACCTGTAAGTGGGATTGCATTCGATTCAATGATAGACCAGGTATATCCGAAAGCCCCTTTTACCGAACAGAAGTTCATGGTACGTGCCGTACTTCCCGAACACACTTTTCTTGAAAAGATATTCCTGCTTCATGAGGCGTTCGCTAAGTCAAAGAATTTAATCGGAGTTGAGCGTATGTCGCGACACATGTACGACATCGGGCAGATGTTGAAAACTTCAATCGCCGGGCGTGCCATCAATGATGCAGAGCTTTACCGTCAAGTAGTGGAACATCGCCGCACATTCATAGGTTTGCGTGGTTTCGACTATGACACACTTTATCCTGCGACGCTCAATATAATTCCACCTGCTTCTGTTATTGAACAAGGGTAA
- a CDS encoding ATP-binding protein, translating into MEIKRDITAALLEWEQRPERKPLIIQGARQIGKTWIMRKFGEEYFDHVAYFNFDASEELCREFENTKNPERLIDILRLYTEYPIEPGRTLIIFDEIQQSNKALNSLKYFCEEAPEYHILAAGSLLGVSLSQGDSFPVGKVEFLKMYPVTFREFLRADTPRMYEYLENLTEIAPLPEIVMGCVAEAYRRYQVCGGMPAAVAAMLDKRGVQEIEEIQKAILTAYALDFAKHAPGKDIPRIAAIWNSIPSQLAKENRKFVYKLVKTGARAREYEDGLLWLEHAGMIYRIYCSSKPGLPLSAYDDLSAFKIYLCDGGLLRVMAQLPAEVLWSENSLYTEFKGAMAENMVLQSLAAHFGVMPRYWMSEATAEVDFLLQDNTSLFPVEVKSGTRLGGKSLGIYIDRFSPELALRYSMNNLKRDGAILNIPVFLADWTKRWIKI; encoded by the coding sequence ATGGAGATAAAAAGGGATATAACGGCTGCATTGCTCGAATGGGAACAGCGGCCGGAGCGCAAGCCGCTTATCATCCAAGGCGCACGTCAGATAGGTAAAACATGGATCATGCGGAAGTTCGGAGAAGAATATTTCGACCACGTTGCCTATTTTAATTTCGATGCATCGGAAGAACTGTGTCGGGAGTTCGAGAATACGAAAAATCCCGAAAGACTGATCGATATTCTCCGCCTTTATACGGAATATCCCATCGAGCCGGGGCGGACGTTGATCATCTTCGATGAGATCCAGCAGAGCAACAAGGCACTCAATAGTTTAAAGTATTTCTGCGAGGAGGCTCCCGAATATCATATTCTTGCGGCAGGATCGCTCTTGGGCGTATCTCTTTCGCAGGGAGATTCGTTTCCTGTAGGTAAAGTGGAATTCCTGAAAATGTATCCGGTTACATTCCGGGAGTTTCTGCGTGCCGATACGCCTCGGATGTACGAATATCTGGAGAACCTGACGGAGATCGCGCCGTTGCCGGAGATCGTCATGGGATGTGTCGCAGAGGCATACCGTCGCTATCAGGTTTGCGGAGGGATGCCGGCGGCAGTTGCTGCTATGCTCGACAAACGCGGCGTACAGGAGATCGAGGAGATTCAAAAAGCGATTCTGACGGCATATGCGCTGGATTTTGCCAAACACGCTCCGGGTAAAGACATTCCGCGTATTGCCGCCATTTGGAATTCCATACCGTCGCAGTTGGCGAAAGAAAACCGAAAATTCGTCTACAAGTTGGTCAAAACCGGGGCGCGGGCACGGGAATATGAAGACGGGCTGTTGTGGTTGGAGCATGCCGGGATGATCTATCGTATTTACTGCTCTTCCAAGCCCGGTTTACCGTTGAGCGCATACGACGACCTTTCGGCGTTCAAGATCTACCTGTGCGATGGGGGATTGTTGCGTGTTATGGCTCAGCTTCCGGCCGAGGTTCTCTGGTCGGAGAATTCGCTTTATACGGAGTTCAAAGGGGCAATGGCTGAAAATATGGTATTGCAGTCCCTCGCAGCCCATTTCGGCGTAATGCCGCGATATTGGATGTCGGAAGCTACCGCCGAGGTGGACTTCCTGTTGCAGGACAACACCTCTCTGTTTCCGGTCGAGGTTAAGTCCGGCACTCGTTTGGGTGGGAAGAGCCTCGGTATTTACATCGACCGCTTCTCGCCGGAACTGGCACTGCGTTACTCCATGAACAACCTGAAAAGGGATGGTGCGATTCTCAATATTCCCGTATTCCTCGCGGATTGGACGAAAAGGTGGATAAAAATATAA
- a CDS encoding transposase produces the protein MAKIQNISEIHPTLGFTEFDIIEKYRKSFHESELGRLHSVFPFERMAKTMGLSEQRLGRRNIFSPSAKIALMVLKAYTGFSDRQLVEHLNGNIHYQMFCGIMINPSFPITNYKIVSAIRNEIASRLDVDSLQEVLASHWKPYLDSLHVCMTDATCYESHMRFPTDMKLLWESLEWLYRQICLHCRDLGIRRPRNKYADVAKSYLSYCKKRKRKASRTRMLKRRMIRLLEKLLIQRDEIHREHGTSLRYTQDYQKRLSIIRKVLVQEKELFEGRKVRDRIVSIDRHYVRPIVRGKETKSVEFGAKVNNIQIDGISFIEHLSFKAFNEGIRLKDCIRMQQKLMNVRVRCVAADSIYANNANRKFCTKYGISTSFVRKGRAARDESLRKVLRSELSKERATRLEGSFGTQKQHYSLSRIKARNRKTEILWIFFGIHTANAILMIDKIRNRADKAA, from the coding sequence ATGGCTAAGATACAAAATATTTCGGAAATTCACCCTACTTTGGGCTTTACAGAATTTGATATTATAGAAAAATATCGCAAGAGTTTTCATGAGAGTGAGCTTGGCAGGCTTCATTCGGTGTTTCCGTTTGAGCGTATGGCAAAGACCATGGGCCTGTCGGAACAGCGACTGGGACGCAGGAACATCTTCAGTCCTTCGGCGAAGATCGCCCTTATGGTCCTGAAGGCGTACACCGGATTCTCTGACAGGCAGCTGGTGGAACATCTTAACGGGAACATACACTACCAGATGTTCTGCGGGATTATGATAAATCCGTCCTTTCCCATAACCAACTACAAGATAGTCAGTGCCATCCGCAATGAGATAGCGTCCCGTCTTGATGTTGATTCCCTCCAGGAAGTGCTGGCTTCACACTGGAAACCCTATCTTGACAGCCTTCACGTCTGTATGACCGATGCCACATGCTATGAGAGCCATATGCGTTTTCCTACGGATATGAAACTCCTTTGGGAAAGTCTGGAATGGCTCTACAGGCAAATCTGCCTTCATTGCAGAGATTTGGGTATAAGGCGTCCGCGCAACAAGTATGCGGATGTGGCGAAGTCCTATCTGTCCTACTGCAAGAAGAGAAAGAGGAAGGCTTCAAGGACAAGGATGCTCAAGCGTCGTATGATCAGACTCCTTGAAAAGCTCCTCATACAGAGGGATGAAATCCATAGAGAACATGGAACCTCACTCCGATATACCCAGGATTACCAGAAGCGTCTTTCCATCATCAGAAAGGTTCTTGTACAGGAAAAGGAGTTGTTTGAAGGCAGGAAGGTCAGGGACCGCATCGTCAGCATTGACCGTCATTATGTACGTCCCATTGTAAGAGGCAAGGAAACAAAGTCCGTCGAGTTCGGTGCGAAGGTCAACAACATACAGATAGACGGCATATCGTTCATCGAACACCTCTCGTTCAAGGCTTTCAACGAAGGTATACGCCTGAAGGACTGTATCCGCATGCAGCAGAAGCTCATGAATGTGAGGGTAAGATGCGTGGCTGCCGATTCCATATATGCCAATAATGCCAACAGAAAGTTCTGTACAAAATATGGAATATCCACATCCTTTGTACGCAAGGGAAGGGCGGCCAGGGATGAATCCTTGAGAAAGGTTCTCAGAAGTGAACTGTCAAAAGAAAGGGCCACCCGACTTGAAGGCAGCTTCGGCACACAGAAGCAGCATTACTCACTCTCAAGGATAAAGGCACGGAACAGGAAGACGGAAATCCTATGGATTTTCTTTGGAATACATACGGCAAATGCCATACTGATGATAGATAAAATCAGGAACCGGGCGGATAAAGCGGCATGA
- a CDS encoding RNA polymerase sigma factor — protein sequence MMTEKEFNHMILPLTKNIYAYAQHILSNPTDAADITQEVMIKLWNTRRELKGVQNPRAWALKVTRNLCLDWIKKQKPVYGGEELAQNEDYTSNPLQEIETKDTVSLLRQIIDTLPENQREVLILREIEELEFEEIEQITGLTANHIRVLLSRGRSKVKEMMRNER from the coding sequence ATGATGACAGAAAAAGAATTTAACCATATGATCCTGCCTCTGACCAAGAATATCTATGCCTATGCACAGCATATTCTCAGCAATCCGACAGATGCTGCAGACATCACTCAGGAGGTTATGATTAAACTCTGGAATACACGTAGAGAGCTGAAAGGAGTGCAAAATCCCCGGGCCTGGGCATTGAAGGTGACCCGCAACTTGTGCCTCGACTGGATAAAAAAACAAAAACCGGTGTACGGCGGGGAAGAGCTGGCACAAAACGAAGATTATACAAGCAATCCCTTGCAGGAAATCGAAACCAAGGACACCGTGAGCCTTCTCCGGCAAATCATCGACACTCTGCCGGAAAATCAACGGGAGGTGCTCATCCTGCGGGAAATAGAAGAACTGGAATTTGAAGAAATCGAACAGATCACAGGACTAACCGCCAACCACATCCGGGTGTTGCTCTCACGCGGACGGTCGAAGGTAAAAGAAATGATGCGAAATGAAAGATGA
- a CDS encoding BlaI/MecI/CopY family transcriptional regulator — MEKLTFQEEEIMLIIWQVKEGVIKDFLNCMEEPRPPYTTVASIVKNLEKKGYVQAKRYGNTYVYSPSIDEGEYKTKFLSGVVQNYFENSYKEMVTFFARKQKISAKELEEIIRLIEKE; from the coding sequence ATGGAAAAATTGACTTTTCAGGAAGAAGAAATCATGCTTATTATCTGGCAGGTAAAAGAAGGAGTGATTAAAGATTTTTTGAATTGCATGGAAGAGCCTCGTCCGCCTTATACGACGGTGGCTTCTATCGTGAAAAATCTGGAGAAAAAAGGATATGTACAGGCCAAACGTTATGGGAACACCTATGTTTATTCGCCTTCGATCGATGAAGGGGAATACAAAACGAAATTTCTTTCCGGCGTCGTACAGAATTATTTCGAGAATTCATATAAAGAGATGGTAACTTTTTTTGCCCGGAAACAGAAGATCTCGGCCAAAGAGTTAGAAGAAATTATCCGTTTAATTGAAAAAGAATAG
- a CDS encoding M56 family metallopeptidase yields the protein MEDFQIYILQVNAGLVVFYLLYRMLFSRDTFLRIRRLFLFSIVILAFVYPLISLASWLEQGNALPGMVVGYAEMLAVVTPVAPQPAAEQSLFTWQRFLIWIWSGGSLVLTLRMAVQLAGICRFAYQGKKQSCHHVPVIALPKITAPFSFFGWIFVNPAHYEERELHEIIVHESAHVRQWHSLDMLLGEILCIFFWFNPVVWLLRKEIRQNLEFLADEQVVNSGYNRKNYQYHLLRLSHQSTAVPIVNNFNVSQLKKRIIMMNKKKTSRIGLLKYAFLLPVTGLLILAGNARAVTDLASHTLIQAGGETSLYKGRVVDEQGNPLQGATVIIKGTSLGASTDQDGEFSIQAGKGDTLYFSYVGKRTAEVICGDKANLKEVVLPKQPVELEGMVVVGYAKAGQNATSKEGEIFTAVEEMPVFKEGNVLAYMARMVKYPVRAQEKGIQGKVIVSFVIDKAGRVTDPQVVRSVDQDLDREALRVVKALPDWIPGKQRGVAVDVFYTLPIEFRLQSDAETPAVSGKADEQV from the coding sequence ATGGAAGATTTTCAAATTTATATATTACAGGTAAATGCGGGTTTAGTGGTATTCTATCTTTTATATCGGATGTTGTTTTCCAGGGATACTTTTTTAAGAATCCGGCGTTTATTTCTTTTTTCCATCGTTATACTGGCTTTTGTATATCCCCTGATTTCGTTGGCATCCTGGTTGGAGCAAGGTAATGCCTTGCCCGGGATGGTTGTCGGGTATGCCGAAATGCTGGCGGTGGTTACTCCTGTGGCTCCGCAACCTGCCGCAGAACAATCGCTTTTCACCTGGCAGCGGTTCCTGATCTGGATTTGGAGTGGGGGAAGTCTTGTGCTGACACTCCGTATGGCGGTCCAGTTGGCTGGTATCTGTCGATTCGCTTATCAGGGTAAAAAACAGAGCTGTCATCATGTTCCGGTCATTGCTTTGCCGAAGATTACAGCTCCTTTCTCTTTCTTCGGTTGGATTTTTGTCAATCCGGCCCATTACGAAGAGCGGGAACTTCATGAGATTATCGTACACGAGTCTGCTCATGTCCGCCAATGGCATTCATTGGATATGTTACTCGGGGAGATACTTTGTATCTTTTTCTGGTTCAATCCGGTTGTCTGGCTTTTACGTAAAGAAATCAGGCAGAATCTGGAATTTTTAGCAGATGAGCAAGTGGTAAATTCCGGTTACAACCGCAAAAATTATCAATATCACTTGCTTCGCCTGTCCCATCAATCGACTGCAGTACCTATAGTTAATAATTTCAATGTTTCTCAATTAAAAAAACGAATTATTATGATGAATAAGAAAAAAACATCCAGAATCGGCTTGTTGAAATATGCCTTTTTACTTCCGGTAACCGGCTTATTGATTCTGGCTGGAAATGCACGAGCCGTAACCGATCTGGCCTCCCATACACTGATACAGGCCGGCGGGGAAACTTCCTTATACAAAGGCCGGGTAGTGGACGAACAAGGTAATCCCCTGCAAGGGGCCACGGTCATTATCAAAGGGACCTCACTGGGGGCTTCCACTGATCAGGATGGAGAATTCTCTATCCAGGCCGGGAAGGGAGATACGCTTTATTTTTCATATGTAGGCAAACGGACTGCAGAGGTGATTTGTGGGGATAAAGCTAATCTGAAAGAGGTGGTTTTACCTAAGCAACCGGTAGAGCTCGAGGGAATGGTAGTTGTCGGATATGCGAAAGCTGGCCAGAATGCAACATCTAAGGAGGGAGAAATTTTCACGGCTGTCGAGGAAATGCCGGTATTCAAAGAAGGAAATGTGCTGGCTTATATGGCACGGATGGTCAAATATCCTGTCCGGGCTCAGGAGAAAGGAATTCAGGGTAAAGTGATTGTTTCTTTCGTAATCGATAAAGCGGGTAGAGTGACCGATCCTCAGGTTGTAAGAAGTGTAGATCAGGATCTGGACCGGGAAGCCCTGAGAGTTGTCAAGGCATTACCCGATTGGATTCCCGGCAAACAGAGAGGCGTGGCTGTAGATGTGTTCTATACGCTTCCGATCGAATTCCGCTTGCAGAGCGATGCAGAAACTCCTGCCGTTTCGGGAAAAGCGGATGAACAGGTGTGA
- a CDS encoding DUF4252 domain-containing protein, translating into MRRIFIILSIVSVLPFAANAQLSKLMSKYHEKNGVTVTQLDKSLYGLYQRNNLPPEANELLQKLEEVNILNLDLNQTDPSLSEKAIGQFREILDKPEKYKLIKSRNDEFGKQLIYTHNKNGQVTDLVVWNQNPQQVDIIELRGDIQLDKIALLSRALNLKGLNSLAALSSNADTYESYKHFNDFPDMNPGAISQHIRQMMENLHNHMGSGSLFGDFFGMPGDSTTTNNMPGGFPFGHFLPDEFFNPGEGMTDEDFEEFFKNGNHRQKVEKFFQSFGNGTGMSSNSVQITEENGKTKIKIDSQNSDMTYIIDGQQAPKDNVQMPDKILNVNIIPSKEDVKKSYLFITSRDRLGEFVSFQNGVLTFKYNSQEYKYNLEKMKEPLLVIDGRLADRFDIDPSEILQIRPISPIEKEVGYYPNAEVIINTK; encoded by the coding sequence ATGAGAAGAATATTTATTATTTTGTCGATTGTATCTGTTTTGCCTTTCGCGGCAAATGCACAATTATCTAAGCTCATGTCCAAATACCATGAGAAAAACGGCGTGACGGTCACCCAGCTGGACAAAAGCCTTTACGGACTTTATCAACGGAATAATCTTCCGCCCGAGGCAAACGAACTCCTGCAAAAACTGGAAGAGGTGAATATTCTCAATCTGGATTTGAATCAGACCGATCCCTCCCTGAGCGAAAAAGCGATCGGCCAGTTCCGGGAAATACTGGATAAACCGGAAAAATACAAACTGATCAAAAGCCGGAACGACGAGTTCGGAAAGCAACTGATCTACACGCACAACAAAAACGGACAAGTGACCGACCTGGTGGTCTGGAACCAAAACCCACAACAGGTGGATATCATCGAACTCCGGGGAGACATTCAACTGGATAAAATCGCCCTGCTGTCGAGAGCGCTGAATCTGAAAGGCCTGAACTCCCTGGCTGCCTTGAGTTCCAATGCCGACACCTATGAGTCGTATAAACACTTTAACGATTTCCCGGATATGAATCCCGGAGCTATTTCACAGCATATCCGGCAGATGATGGAAAATCTGCACAATCACATGGGAAGCGGATCGTTATTCGGCGATTTTTTCGGCATGCCCGGTGATTCGACCACCACGAACAATATGCCCGGCGGTTTTCCATTCGGTCATTTCCTACCGGACGAATTTTTTAATCCGGGGGAGGGCATGACGGATGAAGATTTCGAAGAATTTTTCAAAAACGGCAATCACCGGCAAAAGGTTGAAAAATTTTTCCAATCGTTCGGCAACGGTACAGGTATGAGCAGTAACTCGGTACAAATCACGGAAGAAAACGGAAAAACAAAAATTAAAATCGACTCCCAGAATTCGGATATGACTTACATCATCGATGGGCAACAAGCCCCTAAAGACAACGTACAAATGCCGGATAAGATTTTGAATGTCAACATCATCCCATCGAAAGAAGATGTCAAAAAATCCTATTTATTCATCACGTCGAGAGATCGGTTAGGAGAATTTGTGAGCTTTCAGAATGGCGTACTCACTTTTAAATACAATAGCCAGGAATACAAATACAATCTCGAAAAAATGAAAGAACCTCTTCTGGTTATCGACGGACGCCTGGCCGACCGTTTCGATATCGATCCCAGTGAGATCCTGCAAATCCGTCCGATTAGCCCGATTGAAAAAGAGGTGGGGTATTACCCGAATGCAGAAGTGATTATCAATACGAAATAA